In bacterium, the DNA window GTCAGGAAGACGCCGGTCGGATCGAGACCGAGAATGTCCTCGGCGGTGCAGGTCGCCGGCAGGACATGGACCTCCAGCCCGCGCCCGGCCATCCGCCTGCCTATGTCGCGCTTCATGCCGAGGTCGATGGCCACCACCCGGCCCACCGGATCACCATCAGGATCGAACCGGTACGGCTCCGGGGTGGAAACGCCGGTAGCCAGGTCCTGCCCTTCCATCCGGGGGGCCTCCGCGGCCAGCACCGCCAGCTCCTCGGGCCCGACCCCGGCGCCTATGGCGACCGGCATCGCCCCTCGGTCCCGCAGGTGGCGGGTGAGCCGCCGGGTGTCGAGGTCGGCGAGGGCCACCATCTCGTGGGACCGCAGGTAGGCGGCCAGGGTTCCCTCGGCGCGCCAGTTGGAGTGCCGGAGCGACAGCGAACGGACGATCAGGCCGCGGGCGGCCGGCCTGGCGGCCTGATCGTCGTAGTCGCTGACCCCGTAGTTGCCGATGTGCGGCGAGGTCATGACCACCACCTGGCCGGCATAGGAAGGATCGGACAGCACCTCCTGGTAGCCGGTCATGGAGGTGTTGAACACGGCTTCTCCGACCCGGACCCCTTCCACGCCCACGGATCTACCCTCGAATACCTCCCCGTCGGCCGTAACCAGGAACCCGCTGCTCATCGGAGCGCTCCGGCCCCGGGAGACGGAGCGGGCACGTCGAGCCGCGCTGAGTCATGCGTGAGGAGTCCCTCGCGGAACGTGAAGCGGACCCGACCGGCCAGCGGCACTCCTGTGAACAGGGAGTTGGCCGACTTGGACAGGAACAGCTCGGGAGTCCACTGCTCGTGCCAGTCCACCACCACCAGGTTGGCCGGTATGCCGGGTTCGATCCAGTTGCCGTGGTCCTCGAGCGAGGCAATCGTCGCCGGGGTGACCGACATCCGCTCGAAAAGCAGCCGAGGGTCCGGATCAAGGACGGCGCGGACGGCGGAGAAGGCCGTCTCCAGTCCGGTCACGCCCTTGGGCGCCTCCTCGAACGGAACGTCCTTCTCGTGGGCGGCGTGGGGCGCATGGTCGGTGGCGACCGCATCGATCACGCCGTCGCGGAGCCCGTCACGGAGTGCCTCGATGTCGGCAGGCGTGCGGAGCGGCGGATACATCTTGGCCACCGGATCCATCGACAACACCTGGTGGTCGGAGAACCAGAGGTGATGCGGGCTCACCTCGGCGGTCACGTTCACCCCCCGGTGGCGGGCGGACTCGATCAGGTCCAGGGTCCCGGCACAGCTGACGTGCTGGACGTGATAAGCGGCGCCGGTCAACTTGGCTACGGCCAGATCACGGGCCACGATCACCGTCTCGGCCTGGGTCGGGATCCCTCCCATGCCGAGCAACGACGACACCCGGCCCTCATGCATATGCCCGCCCCGTCCCAGTCCGGGGTCCTCGGCGTGCTGGGCGATCACGCCACCCCTCGACTGCAGGTACTCCATGGCCCGCCGGAGCAGGCCCGAGTCGGCCACCGTGACACCGTCGTCGGTGAAGAGCCGCACGCCGGCGGCGAACAGATCGTCCAGATGGGATAGCCGGAGGCCTTCCATTCCCATCGTGATGCATCCGGCCGGGATCACGTCGACCAGCCCCACCTGCCGGCCCCGGTCGCGGACGTAGCGGGCCAGGTGGCCTGCGTCGGTGGGCGGATCGGTGTTGGGCATGGCGACCACCGCGGTGAAACCGCCGGCTGCGGCCGCCCGGGATCCGGAGCCGATGTCCTCCTTCCACTCCTGTCCCGGCTCCCGGAGGTGGGCATGGAGGTCCACGAAACCGGGTCCCACCACCAGGCCCGAGACATCGATGACCGTCCGGTCCGCCCGGGTGCGCTCCGTCATCTCCGGGTGAGGTCCCACGGCGGTCACCCGACCGCCTTCGATGAGGACGTCCGTCCGGACCTCGCCGGTCGGTGTGAGAACGCCACCGCCGGTCAGGAGGATCCCGCCCATCACTTACCTCCCAAGAGGCGGAACAGGATCGCCATCCGCACCGCCACGCCGTTGGTCACCTGGTCCAGGATCAGCGCCCGGGGATGACCGGCCACCAGGTCGTCTATCTCCACACCCCGGTTCATCGGACCCGGGTGAAGCACCACCGCATCGTCGGGAAGGCGGGCGAAGCGGTCGCGGGTCATGCCGTAACGGGATACGTACTCCGGCAGCGAGGGAAACACCGAGGCCCCTCCCCGCTCGGTCTGGATCCGAAGCAGGTAGGCGGCGTCGACCGACCCGACTACCGCGTCGAAGTCATCGGTCATCTCGACCGGCCAACCCTCGCAATTCACCGGTTGGAGGGTCCGGGGCGCCACGAGAATCACCCTGGCGCCCAGGGTGGTGAGGGCGAACACGTTGGATCGGGCCACCCGGGAGTGGCGGATGTCGCCCACGATCGCCACCCGCAGGCCGTCCAGGTCGCCGAATCGGCGGCGCAGGGTAAGGGCGTCAAGCATGGCCTGGGTGGGATGCTGATGGGCGCCGTCGCCGGCGTTGATCACCTGGCACCCGGTCCATCCGGCAATCCGCCACGGGGCGCCGGTGGCCCGGTGGCGCACCACCATCAGGTCCGCGCCCATCGCTTCGATGGTCAGTGCCGTGTCCTTGAGGCTCTCCCCCTTGGACAGGGACGAACCGGACGCGGAGAAGCTCATCACGTCGGCCGAGAGTGCCCGGGCGGCCCGCTCGAACGACAGCCGGGTGCGGGTGGAGCTCTCGAAGAACAGGTTCGCCACCAGCTTGCCCTGGAGAGCGGGAACCCTGGGAATGGGGCGGGACAGTACCCGGGTGAACTCGTCGGCCAGGTCGAGTATGTCTTCGAGGTCGTTCCGGGTCAGGTCTTCGGTGGTGAGGAAGTTCAACTCCGTGCCCCCTGCACCCACACCCCGTCCTCGCCCCCATCGATCTCGCCCAGCCTCACCGAGACCCGTTCGGCGACAGAGGTGGGAAGGTTGCGTCCAACGTGGTCGGGACGTATCGGAAGCTGGCGGTGTCCCCGGTCCACGAGTACCGCCAGCCGCACCGCCTCCGGCCGCCCGAAGTCGTTCAGTGCGTCCAGCGCAGCCCGCACGGTGCGGCCTGTGTAGAGGACATCGTCCACCAGCACCACGGTCCGGGCCGTGATGTCGACAGGAAGCTGGGTCCCCGACAGCGGGGTGGTGGGCCTGGTCGACAGGTCGTCGCGGTGCAGGCCGATGTCCAGGGCGCCCACCGGCACCCGGGCACCCCCGACCTCCTCGATGACCGCGGCGATGCGGTGGGCCAGGGGTACTCCTCGGGTGTGAATCCCCACCAGCACCGGAAGGACGTCCCTCGACTTCTCGATGATCTCGTGCGAGATACGGGTCAACGACCGCCTGACGTCGGCGTCGGCCATCACCATGGGCATCAGCTACCTGCGTCCTCCTCGGGGCCACGTATCAACCGGAAGGGGTGAGGGGAAGCGGTACGGGAAGGCACGCCGGAGCGTGCTCGCCGCGGCTCGGGCGCCGCTTGGCGCGAACTCGGGTCTCCTTCCCGGCCTCACCGGACCGGATTAAAGGTTCGGGCAACGCTAGCAGGATCGGAGCGTCCCGAAGACCGGGACCTGCGTTCCTGAGCCCTGCGGGGACGTACCCGGTCCGGCGATCACCCCACTTCCCATCCCGCAGGACGGCCATCCATCGGCGGGCGGCATCGGGCGTGTCGCACCCGCGGTTCTTGTCACATCCTCGTCCTATGCTGTTAACCAACCGTAAATACCAGCAGTCCGGTTCGGACGTCGACCGGATCACACGAGGTCAGATCGTCGAGCAGCCCGCCCGGGCACGGCGGGACGCGCTCGACACCAGGTGGTGGCGGCAGGGGGAGGGCCCGGCGGGCGGAACCCGTCGGTCGCGATTTTCGCGTTCTTCGTCGGTTCGGGCGCCCGGTGTGTGCGGAGCCATCACCCGTGGGCAGCCGGCCGGCCAACCACATGGTCGTCACCGATCAGACCGGTTGGCAAGGACCCACAAGAAGGATCGGGACATGCCACCGGCTCAGTCCTCGGTGCGGATCTGCCCGGCTAGGGCCGAGAGCACGCCGTTGACGAAGGCGCCGCTCTTCTTCGTCGAGTATCTCTTGGCCAACTCCACCGCTTCGTTCAGCACCACCGCCGTCGGAGTCGACTCGTGAAGGAGTTCGTACAGAGCGAGGCGCAGGATGGTCCGGTCCACCACCGGCATCCGGTGCAGGGGCCAGCGCTCCGAGGCCGCCTCGATCCGCTGATCGAGATCACGTTGATGGGTCCTGACGCCCGCTGCGTAGCGCTTCGCCTTGCCGGCGAGTCCGGCGGTCGGGTCTACGTCACTCCGTAGGTCGGCCTGGTAGAGGGCGGCCAGCGCCGTGGCCCGCGGGTCGCGGGCGGCCTTGGAAGCGTGCTCGACCATCTCCTGTCACCGTCAAGCCCGGGAGATGTAGGTGCCGGAGCGGGTATCCACCTTGATGGTGTCACCGGCTTCGATGAACAGCGGCGCCTGGACCACCAGGCCGGTTTCGAGCGTGACCGGCTTGGTGGCGCCCGACACCCGGTCACCCCGGACCGCGGGTTCAGCCATGGCGACCTCCAACGCGACCGAGGCGGGCAACTCTACGCCGATCGGGTTGCCTTCGTACAGTGGAAGCATCACGGTCGCGCCGTCGGTTATGTAGTTGGCGGCCTCGCCCACGTCCTCTTCAGCAATCGCGAACTGGGCGTAGGTCTCGAGGTTCATGAAGTGGTAGCCCATGTCGTCGCGGTAGAGGAACTGATGGTCCCGCCGGTCGATGATCGCCTGCGGCACGTTCTCATCGGCACGGAAGGTGCGATCGACCACGGCGCCGGTGACCAGGTTCTTCAGCTTCATGCGGACGAATGCCCGCCCCTTACCGGGCTTGACGTGCTGCTGCTCGACTATCAGGAACAACCCGTCCGGCAGGTCGAGCGCCATGCCCGACTTCACATCGTTGGTGGAGACCATGGGGCGATTCTAGAGAGGAGTCGGTGTCCAGTGGCCAGTGGTTGGTGACCAGCGTAATCCAATATCAACTAGCAATTACGGCTTAGCGAGGCGGTAGCCGACGCCGGACTGCGTGAAGATGTAGGAGGGGTTCTTGGCATCGTCCCCGATCTTCCGGCGCAAGTTCTTGATGAACGAGCGCAGGAGACGCTGATCGGCCGGGCGATCCTGGCTCCATACGCTCTTGAGCAACTGCTCGTGCGTCAGTACCCGTCCGGGGTAACGGGAGAGTTCGAACAGAAGCTTGTACTCGGTCGGAGTGAGGCGAACGGGTTTGTCCGCCACGGTCACTGAACGTTCCAGATAGTTGATGGCTAGGTCGCTGCACCTGTACGGTTCGATCCCGGCGTGCGGAAAGGCGGCCGCCTGGCGTAGCGCCGCTCCTATCCTGGCCACGAGTTCGGCCGGGGAGAACGGCTTCACAACGTAGTCGGCGGCTCCTAGCTCGAACGCCTTGGCGATTTCCTGGCCTTGCCCAAGGCCGGACAGGATGATGACCGGGGTGTGGAAATCGGAGCGGATGCGCCTCAGTAACTCGAACCCGTCGATACCGGGTAGGACCAGGTTCACCAGCACGAGTCGCGGGCTCTCCGATTCGAGCAAGCTGCCCACCTCGTTCGCGTCGCCGGTTAGCACCGGTGTGTATCCCGCCGCGGTCAGGGTATTGCGAACGTAGCGCAGTATCTGAGGGTCGTCGTCCACTACCAGGACCCGGTCGCTCGCTCTAGGCATGTCACCGGCATACGTGGACCCGGCGTGGTCGGGTAGACGATCGCCGGTGGTCTCGTCGACAGCCGGGAGCGTGAAGATGAACTGCGTTCCGTGCCCTTCCCCATCGCTCTCAGCCCAGATACGGCCGCCGTGGGTCTCCACGATGCCTCGGCAGATCGCGAGGCCGAGGCCGTTGCCGCTGACCCGGTGGTCTGCGCCGACATCGATCCGGGAGAACTTCGTGAACAGGCGAGGCAGATTCTCGCTGGCTACACCTGTGCCCTCGTCGGTGACCGATATGACGACGTGGGCTTCATGCAGCCAGGCCGTCACCCGGATGGGAGACCAGTCCCCGGAGTATTTCGACGCGTTGGAGAAGAGGTTGTGCAGCACCTGGACGATCCGCTTGCCGTCCGCTGCGACCCGCGGCAAGTTCGGTGTCACGTTGATCTCGATGCTGTTGCGGTATCCGCTGCTGAGGAAGGCATTCCTTGCCTGGTCGATCACGGCCGACACATCGGTCGGTTCGGCAACGACCGAAAGGGTTCCCGCCTCTATCCGGCTCAGGTCCAACAGGTTATTGATGAGGTCCCGCATGTTGTCGGCCTGTTCTTCGATGATGCGGAAGAACTGCCGGATCTCGGCCGGATCAAACGGCGATGAGGCACCCAGCACGGTGGCGGCGGAACCCTTGATCGAAGTCAGCGGGGTTCTCAACTCGTGGCTGACCATCCCCAAGAAGTCGGTACGGAGCCGCTCCAGTTCCTCCAGCGGAGTGATGTCCTGGATGGTTGCCACGACGGCGACGAGTTGGCCGTCTTCAGAGTGGATGGGAGTGGCGTTGATGAGGGTGGTTACCTGGTCACCGGATGGAGGGACGATTACAGACTCCTCGGCGCGCACGGTCTCGCCGGTACGAAGTGCCCGCTGGAACGGGACCTCGTCGGGCGCCATGACCGTTCCGTCCATGCGCCGGAACTCGACCTTGCCGAGGGTACGAGCGGAGTCCTTCTCCTCCCCGGATTGGTGACCGATGACGCGGCACGCTTCCCGGTTGATCCTGACCACTCCACGGGTGAGCGCATCGAAGACCAGCACGCCCACCGGAGAGGTGTTGAGTAGGGCTTCGAGGTCGGCTTTGGCCCGCTGCTCGTCACCGTAACGGCGTGCGTTGGTGATAGCCATCGCCGCCTGCGCGGCGAACATCTTCAGGGTCTCCTCGTCCTCGAGGGTGAACTCCCCGCCGGACTCTTTCTCACCGATGTAGATGTTTCCCACGTGCCTGTCCCGCACGCGGATCTGGGTACTCAGGAATGTCCCGATCTTCACCGGAAAGTCGGTAAATCCGGCCGCTTCGACGTGGGCTATGAAGTCCCGTGTTCTCAGCGACTCGCGTAGCAGGCTGAGGTACCCGAAAATGGCTGTCCCCGACCCATAGCTCAATATCCGCTCGGTCTCCTCGTCGGTCAGACCGGAGATCAGCACGTCCTGAGGCTTGCCGGATTCGTCGTGAGTGGTGAGAGCGGTGTAGCGGGCGCCGGTCAG includes these proteins:
- the carA gene encoding glutamine-hydrolyzing carbamoyl-phosphate synthase small subunit; this encodes MSSGFLVTADGEVFEGRSVGVEGVRVGEAVFNTSMTGYQEVLSDPSYAGQVVVMTSPHIGNYGVSDYDDQAARPAARGLIVRSLSLRHSNWRAEGTLAAYLRSHEMVALADLDTRRLTRHLRDRGAMPVAIGAGVGPEELAVLAAEAPRMEGQDLATGVSTPEPYRFDPDGDPVGRVVAIDLGMKRDIGRRMAGRGLEVHVLPATCTAEDILGLDPTGVFLTNGPGDPEPLEHTIGTVRALLGGVPVFGICLGHQVIGLALGATTFKLPFGHHGGNHPVRRLEDGRVEITAQNHGFAVDLWSLEGRKAPERKGLAGPDLLPQQVTSDFGEVRPTHQNLNDGTLEGLRCLDIPAMSVQYHPEAAPGPHDALGLFDDFLALMGLGTEDC
- a CDS encoding dihydroorotase, with protein sequence MGGILLTGGGVLTPTGEVRTDVLIEGGRVTAVGPHPEMTERTRADRTVIDVSGLVVGPGFVDLHAHLREPGQEWKEDIGSGSRAAAAGGFTAVVAMPNTDPPTDAGHLARYVRDRGRQVGLVDVIPAGCITMGMEGLRLSHLDDLFAAGVRLFTDDGVTVADSGLLRRAMEYLQSRGGVIAQHAEDPGLGRGGHMHEGRVSSLLGMGGIPTQAETVIVARDLAVAKLTGAAYHVQHVSCAGTLDLIESARHRGVNVTAEVSPHHLWFSDHQVLSMDPVAKMYPPLRTPADIEALRDGLRDGVIDAVATDHAPHAAHEKDVPFEEAPKGVTGLETAFSAVRAVLDPDPRLLFERMSVTPATIASLEDHGNWIEPGIPANLVVVDWHEQWTPELFLSKSANSLFTGVPLAGRVRFTFREGLLTHDSARLDVPAPSPGAGALR
- a CDS encoding aspartate carbamoyltransferase catalytic subunit, which gives rise to MGAGGTELNFLTTEDLTRNDLEDILDLADEFTRVLSRPIPRVPALQGKLVANLFFESSTRTRLSFERAARALSADVMSFSASGSSLSKGESLKDTALTIEAMGADLMVVRHRATGAPWRIAGWTGCQVINAGDGAHQHPTQAMLDALTLRRRFGDLDGLRVAIVGDIRHSRVARSNVFALTTLGARVILVAPRTLQPVNCEGWPVEMTDDFDAVVGSVDAAYLLRIQTERGGASVFPSLPEYVSRYGMTRDRFARLPDDAVVLHPGPMNRGVEIDDLVAGHPRALILDQVTNGVAVRMAILFRLLGGK
- the pyrR gene encoding bifunctional pyr operon transcriptional regulator/uracil phosphoribosyltransferase PyrR, with product MPMVMADADVRRSLTRISHEIIEKSRDVLPVLVGIHTRGVPLAHRIAAVIEEVGGARVPVGALDIGLHRDDLSTRPTTPLSGTQLPVDITARTVVLVDDVLYTGRTVRAALDALNDFGRPEAVRLAVLVDRGHRQLPIRPDHVGRNLPTSVAERVSVRLGEIDGGEDGVWVQGARS
- the nusB gene encoding transcription antitermination factor NusB; translated protein: MVEHASKAARDPRATALAALYQADLRSDVDPTAGLAGKAKRYAAGVRTHQRDLDQRIEAASERWPLHRMPVVDRTILRLALYELLHESTPTAVVLNEAVELAKRYSTKKSGAFVNGVLSALAGQIRTED
- the efp gene encoding elongation factor P; the protein is MVSTNDVKSGMALDLPDGLFLIVEQQHVKPGKGRAFVRMKLKNLVTGAVVDRTFRADENVPQAIIDRRDHQFLYRDDMGYHFMNLETYAQFAIAEEDVGEAANYITDGATVMLPLYEGNPIGVELPASVALEVAMAEPAVRGDRVSGATKPVTLETGLVVQAPLFIEAGDTIKVDTRSGTYISRA
- a CDS encoding ATP-binding protein, whose amino-acid sequence is MTDAILRISEDLELDTVLQEVADGARLLTGARYTALTTHDESGKPQDVLISGLTDEETERILSYGSGTAIFGYLSLLRESLRTRDFIAHVEAAGFTDFPVKIGTFLSTQIRVRDRHVGNIYIGEKESGGEFTLEDEETLKMFAAQAAMAITNARRYGDEQRAKADLEALLNTSPVGVLVFDALTRGVVRINREACRVIGHQSGEEKDSARTLGKVEFRRMDGTVMAPDEVPFQRALRTGETVRAEESVIVPPSGDQVTTLINATPIHSEDGQLVAVVATIQDITPLEELERLRTDFLGMVSHELRTPLTSIKGSAATVLGASSPFDPAEIRQFFRIIEEQADNMRDLINNLLDLSRIEAGTLSVVAEPTDVSAVIDQARNAFLSSGYRNSIEINVTPNLPRVAADGKRIVQVLHNLFSNASKYSGDWSPIRVTAWLHEAHVVISVTDEGTGVASENLPRLFTKFSRIDVGADHRVSGNGLGLAICRGIVETHGGRIWAESDGEGHGTQFIFTLPAVDETTGDRLPDHAGSTYAGDMPRASDRVLVVDDDPQILRYVRNTLTAAGYTPVLTGDANEVGSLLESESPRLVLVNLVLPGIDGFELLRRIRSDFHTPVIILSGLGQGQEIAKAFELGAADYVVKPFSPAELVARIGAALRQAAAFPHAGIEPYRCSDLAINYLERSVTVADKPVRLTPTEYKLLFELSRYPGRVLTHEQLLKSVWSQDRPADQRLLRSFIKNLRRKIGDDAKNPSYIFTQSGVGYRLAKP